One Gossypium hirsutum isolate 1008001.06 chromosome A11, Gossypium_hirsutum_v2.1, whole genome shotgun sequence genomic window carries:
- the LOC107957253 gene encoding methionine adenosyltransferase 2 subunit beta codes for MSAKKVLVVGGTGYLGQHLLQGFSEIQATTPFALAFTYNSFPPRPLLLAFPTSFDFHVDLKTGLGFDSISQQFGQPDVVVNCAALSVPRACEDDPDAAISINVPSSLVNWLSSFAHSDNTLLIHLSTDQVYEGVKSFYKEEDEALPVNVYGKSKVAAEQFISEKWSNFAILRSSIIFGPQTVSPVPKSLPIQWIDGVLSKGDKVESFYDEYRCPIYVKDVVAIIRTSIEKWLSEGKKMQLLLNVGGPDRVSRVQMAEAVAQIRGYDSSLIKPVSASSVDRGVKSPADISMDITKLVQKLNICPTPFKDGVKLTLAAEASL; via the exons ATGAGCGCTAAGAAAGTGTTAGTAGTGGGCGGCACCGGCTATTTGGGGCAACATCTCTTGCAAGGCTTTTCAGAGATCCAAGCAACTACCCCGTTTGCCTTGGCATTCACCTACAACTCCTTTCCTCCTCGGCCTCTGCTCCTTGCCTTTCCCACCTCTTTCGATTTCCACGTTGATTTGAAAACTGGACTGGGTTTCGATTCCATTTCTCAACAATTTGGCCAG CCTGATGTGGTTGTTAACTGCGCTGCCCTGTCGGTGCCTCGCGCTTGCGAGGATGACCCTGATGCCGCTATATCTATCAATGTGCCTAGTTCTCTTGTAAATTGGTTGTCAAGCTTTGCCCACAGTGACAATACTCTTCTTATTCATCTCTCGACAGATCAAG TGTATGAAGGAGTAAAATCTTTTTACAAGGAGGAAGATGAAGCTCTTCCCGTTAATGTTTATGGAAAATCGAAAGTAGCAGCTGAGCAGTTCATCTCTGAGAAGTGGTCAAATTTTGCTATTCTAAGAAGTAGTATTATATTTGGGCCTCAAACTGTCTCACCTGTTCCTAAATCTCTTCCTATTCAG TGGATTGATGGTGTCCTTTCTAAAGGAGATAAAGTGGAGTCCTTTTATGATGAGTACCGTTGTCCAATATATGTCAAGGATGTTGTGGCTATCATCCGGACTTCGATTGAAAAATGGCTATCAG AGGGTAAGAAAATGCAGTTGCTACTGAATGTTGGTGGACCAGACAGGGTTTCCCGTGTTCAAATGGCTGAAGCTGTGGCACAAATTAGAGGATATGATTCCTCATTAATTAAACCAGTGTCTGCATCATCT GTTGACCGTGGTGTTAAGTCCCCAGCTGATATATCTATGGATATCACCAAGCTGGTTCAGAAGCTAAATATTTGTCCTACTCCATTTAAAGATGGTGTTAAACTGACACTTGCAGCTGAAGCAAGTTTGTGA